One genomic segment of Gemmatimonadota bacterium includes these proteins:
- a CDS encoding amidohydrolase, with product MNRSLLAALLCALALPAAAQRPAARRAPAPDPRAEAARRAIIADVDARAKLTQEINDQIFSYGELGFQEVETSKYLIALLRREGFTVQENYAGMPTAWVATWGSGKPVIAVGSDIDGIPQASQMPGVACRLPMVPGAPGHGEGHNSGQAVVVTAALAVKKLMQEQNLPGTIKIWPGVAEEQLGGKAFFTAAGLFKDVDISFFTHVADEFSTPWGGPQGYSGLVSLLYQFEGTTAHSAGAPWRGRSALDAVELMNVGWNYRREHLPLNHRSHYVVRDGGDQPNVVPATASVWYFLRELEAPKIRGLWAIADSIAQGAAMMTGTRLANVRVMGAAWPPHFNRPVAEALGANIQRVGMPAWSADDQRFAKAIQREMGQEPKGLGTTTIGLVAPPTDAERVGGGSDDIGDVSWAVPTVQLFYPSNVPGTPGHNWADAIAMATPVAHQGATAGAKALALTMYDVLTQPQLVADAWKYYREVQTKDVKYESFVRPQDRAPTDLNANILGRFREQMRPFYYDASRYPSYLAQLGVTYPTLRGADGSCGVKAVP from the coding sequence GTGAACCGTTCACTCCTCGCCGCCCTGCTCTGCGCGCTCGCCCTCCCTGCCGCGGCCCAGCGCCCTGCCGCGCGTCGCGCCCCCGCCCCCGACCCGCGCGCCGAGGCCGCCCGCCGCGCGATCATCGCCGACGTCGACGCCCGCGCCAAGCTCACGCAGGAGATCAACGACCAGATCTTCTCCTATGGGGAGCTCGGGTTCCAGGAGGTCGAGACGTCGAAGTACCTCATCGCGCTGCTGCGCCGCGAGGGCTTCACCGTGCAGGAGAACTACGCCGGCATGCCCACCGCCTGGGTCGCGACCTGGGGGAGCGGCAAGCCGGTGATCGCCGTCGGCTCCGACATCGACGGCATCCCGCAGGCGTCGCAGATGCCCGGCGTCGCCTGCCGCCTGCCGATGGTGCCGGGCGCGCCCGGTCATGGCGAAGGACACAACTCGGGCCAGGCGGTCGTCGTCACCGCCGCGCTCGCGGTGAAGAAGCTGATGCAGGAGCAGAACCTCCCCGGCACGATCAAGATCTGGCCCGGGGTGGCCGAGGAGCAGCTGGGCGGCAAGGCGTTCTTCACCGCCGCGGGGCTCTTCAAGGACGTGGACATCAGCTTCTTCACGCATGTCGCCGACGAGTTCTCCACGCCGTGGGGCGGGCCGCAGGGCTACAGCGGGCTCGTCTCGCTCCTCTACCAGTTCGAGGGCACCACCGCGCACTCGGCAGGCGCGCCCTGGCGCGGGCGCAGCGCGCTCGATGCGGTGGAGCTGATGAACGTCGGCTGGAACTACCGCCGCGAGCACCTGCCGCTCAACCATCGCTCGCACTACGTGGTGCGCGACGGCGGCGACCAGCCCAACGTCGTGCCGGCGACGGCGTCGGTGTGGTACTTCCTGCGCGAGCTCGAGGCGCCGAAGATCCGCGGCCTCTGGGCCATCGCCGACTCGATCGCACAGGGCGCGGCGATGATGACCGGCACGCGGCTCGCGAACGTGCGCGTGATGGGCGCCGCCTGGCCGCCGCACTTCAACCGGCCGGTGGCCGAAGCGCTGGGCGCGAACATCCAGCGCGTCGGCATGCCGGCGTGGAGCGCCGACGACCAGCGCTTCGCCAAGGCGATCCAGCGGGAGATGGGACAGGAGCCGAAGGGGCTCGGCACCACGACCATCGGGCTCGTCGCGCCGCCGACCGATGCGGAGCGCGTGGGCGGCGGGAGCGACGACATCGGCGACGTGAGCTGGGCGGTGCCGACGGTGCAGCTCTTCTATCCGAGCAACGTACCGGGCACGCCGGGGCACAACTGGGCGGACGCGATCGCGATGGCGACGCCGGTGGCGCACCAGGGCGCGACGGCGGGGGCGAAGGCGCTCGCGCTCACGATGTACGACGTCCTCACGCAGCCGCAGCTCGTGGCCGACGCGTGGAAGTACTACCGCGAGGTGCAGACGAAGGACGTGAAGTACGAGTCGTTCGTGCGCCCGCAGGACCGCGCGCCGACGGACCTGAACGCGAACATCCTCGGGCGGTTCCGCGAGCAGATGCGGCCCTTCTACTACGATGCGAGCCGGTACCCGAGCTATCTCGCGCAGCTCGGCGTGACGTATCCGACGCTGCGCGGGGCGGACGGGAGCTGCGGGGTGAAGGCGGTGCCCTAA
- a CDS encoding phosphodiester glycosidase family protein, whose protein sequence is MRPFLLILVACAACARPAFAPLAPLTPAAFPFAVDSVHTDLVRPGVAHRIIWSPAGPWVIHALDVRLDQCWTAVAVKGAPGAVGRKTTTQLMTELAATQEVAGGVNADFFLFTPPGVPTNAHVSRGRVFTPPVAKPLFAIDSAGRPHIGVFSRDGRDSLSVDDPRLATMSLRPFHPMEAVGGRGVLTRDSVITGEVDTEGAVTFSQSRHPRTAVGIAEGGKRILLVVIDGRQAGYSAGTTLRETATIMLALGARESLNLDGGGSTAMVLPVRDSSGVFRPANKPSDPTGERAVANALAVVNRCTRR, encoded by the coding sequence ATGCGCCCCTTCCTGCTGATCCTCGTGGCGTGCGCCGCCTGCGCGCGGCCGGCCTTCGCTCCGCTCGCCCCGCTCACTCCCGCCGCGTTCCCCTTCGCGGTGGACAGCGTGCACACCGACCTCGTGCGCCCCGGCGTCGCGCACCGCATCATCTGGTCCCCCGCGGGCCCGTGGGTGATCCACGCGCTCGACGTGCGGCTCGATCAGTGCTGGACCGCGGTCGCGGTGAAGGGCGCGCCCGGCGCGGTGGGGCGCAAGACGACGACGCAGCTCATGACCGAGCTCGCCGCCACGCAGGAGGTGGCCGGCGGCGTGAACGCCGACTTCTTCCTCTTCACGCCCCCCGGCGTGCCGACCAACGCGCATGTCTCGCGCGGACGCGTGTTCACGCCGCCCGTCGCCAAGCCGCTCTTCGCGATCGACTCCGCGGGGCGCCCGCACATCGGCGTCTTCTCGCGCGACGGACGCGACTCGCTCTCGGTGGACGACCCGCGCCTCGCGACGATGTCGCTGCGACCGTTCCATCCCATGGAAGCGGTGGGCGGCCGTGGCGTGCTCACGCGCGACAGCGTCATCACCGGCGAAGTGGACACCGAAGGGGCGGTGACCTTCTCGCAGTCGCGGCATCCGCGCACCGCGGTGGGGATCGCCGAGGGCGGGAAGCGGATCCTCCTCGTGGTGATCGACGGGCGTCAGGCGGGCTACAGCGCCGGCACCACGCTGCGCGAGACGGCGACGATCATGCTCGCCCTCGGCGCGCGCGAGTCGCTCAATCTCGACGGCGGCGGCTCGACCGCGATGGTGCTCCCGGTGCGCGACTCGAGCGGTGTGTTCCGGCCGGCCAACAAGCCATCGGACCCCACCGGCGAGCGGGCGGTGGCGAATGCGCTCGCGGTGGTGAACCGCTGCACGCGTCGCTGA
- a CDS encoding amidohydrolase has product MRADLPRRRRPGAPSSPDAPLLTLHARRGRLRDGPVRAGPARSAAHAAAHAARPHPASRPHHHGRRARPRGGGDRDPRRPHRRGGERRRGPATRRHQHAPHRPRRSRGHAGAARRALALLQRRDRTLLPARRELSGGEGDRRHRRRGRAPRRGRAAGTWIEGGGWDEGKFIERRMITAADLDAVSPRHPVVLSNTTGHYVVVNSAALRLANITRDTKDPDAGTIDRGPDGAPTGVLKEAAQGLVYRLVPPLTAAQEREAMRSLAKEFAAEGMTGFKDPGISAQTFANYQALAAEGALPQRVFALFSGGRTMAAAERLIAERAAQARPYESTGDDHVIAGGVKLFADGSGGARTAWMYDEWNTNLTGVDAGNRGYPALDPDTLRALIRRYHAAGFHISTHSIGDRTIDWVMDSYALALRERPVKGRRHGIIHANVPTDRALDLMATMQRDFDAGYPEPSATFHWWIGDNYAGNFGAARSKRLNPFATYQRKGIVWANGSDFSVTPFAARYGIWASVARTTMLDRYPVDPFGRSEAVDVRTALRAATIWVAHQMFLETKIGSLEVGKYADLAVWDRDPYTVPTADLKEMTCMLTVFAGKVVYTAP; this is encoded by the coding sequence GTGCGCGCCGACCTCCCTCGACGCCGAAGGCCGGGCGCGCCAAGTTCTCCCGATGCGCCCCTCCTCACGCTCCATGCTCGCCGCGGCCGCCTTCGCGACGGTCCCGTTCGCGCTGGCCCTGCGCGCTCCGCAGCCCACGCCGCAGCCCACGCCGCCCGACCTCATCCTGCATCACGGCCGCATCATCACGGTCGACGCGCGCGACCGCGTGGTGGAGGCGATCGCGATCCGCGGCGACCGCATCGTCGCGGTGGGGAGCGACGCCGAGGTCCTGCGACTCGCCGGCACCAACACGCGCCGCATCGACCTCGCCGGTCGCGCGGTCACGCCGGGGCTGCTCGACGCGCACTCGCACTTCTCCAGCGGCGCGACCGAACGCTACTTCCAGCTCGACGTGAGCTATCCGGCGGTGAAGGGGATCGCCGACATCGTCGCCGCGGTCGAGCGCCGCGCCGCGGCCGCGCCGCCGGGACCTGGATCGAGGGCGGCGGCTGGGACGAGGGGAAGTTCATCGAGCGGCGCATGATCACCGCGGCCGATCTCGATGCCGTCTCGCCGCGGCATCCGGTCGTGCTCTCCAACACGACCGGCCACTACGTGGTCGTGAACAGTGCCGCGCTGCGCCTCGCGAACATCACGCGCGACACGAAGGACCCCGACGCGGGGACGATCGACCGCGGCCCGGACGGCGCGCCGACCGGCGTGCTCAAGGAAGCGGCGCAGGGACTCGTCTACCGCCTCGTGCCGCCGCTCACCGCGGCGCAGGAGCGCGAGGCGATGCGCTCGCTCGCCAAGGAGTTCGCCGCCGAGGGGATGACCGGCTTCAAGGACCCCGGCATCTCGGCGCAGACCTTCGCGAACTACCAGGCGCTCGCCGCCGAGGGCGCGCTGCCGCAGCGCGTCTTCGCGCTCTTCTCCGGCGGGCGCACCATGGCCGCCGCCGAACGGCTCATCGCCGAGCGCGCGGCGCAGGCGCGGCCGTACGAGAGCACCGGTGACGACCATGTGATCGCCGGCGGCGTGAAGCTCTTCGCCGACGGCTCGGGCGGCGCGCGCACGGCCTGGATGTACGACGAATGGAACACGAACCTCACCGGCGTCGATGCGGGGAACCGCGGCTACCCGGCGCTCGATCCCGACACGCTGCGCGCGCTGATCCGCCGCTATCATGCCGCGGGCTTCCATATCAGCACGCACTCCATCGGCGACCGCACCATCGACTGGGTGATGGACAGCTACGCGCTCGCGCTGCGCGAGCGGCCGGTGAAGGGCCGCCGCCACGGGATCATCCACGCGAACGTGCCGACCGACCGCGCGCTCGACCTCATGGCCACGATGCAGCGCGACTTCGATGCGGGCTATCCGGAGCCGAGCGCGACCTTCCATTGGTGGATCGGCGACAACTACGCGGGGAACTTCGGCGCTGCGCGGTCGAAGCGGCTCAATCCGTTCGCGACCTACCAGCGGAAGGGCATCGTCTGGGCGAACGGCTCCGACTTCTCGGTGACGCCCTTCGCCGCGCGGTACGGGATCTGGGCGTCGGTGGCGCGGACGACGATGCTCGACCGGTACCCGGTCGATCCCTTCGGCCGGAGCGAGGCGGTGGATGTGCGCACCGCGCTCCGCGCCGCGACGATCTGGGTGGCGCACCAGATGTTCCTCGAGACGAAGATCGGCTCGCTCGAGGTGGGGAAGTATGCGGACCTCGCGGTGTGGGACCGTGATCCGTACACGGTCCCCACGGCGGACCTCAAGGAGATGACCTGCATGCTCACCGTCTTCGCCGGCAAGGTCGTCTATACGGCGCCTTAG
- a CDS encoding creatininase family protein, producing MPPRPWILAEQPLPAVRAAAYEVAVLPWGATEAHNHHLPYGTDIIESERLAEESARIAWGRGARIAVLPAVPFGVNTTQLDIPFTLNMNPSTQLALLADLTAALAGQGVRKLVVFNGHGGNDFKAIIRELQPRTPIFLCALNWWQVVDARPFFTDLGDHAGELETSVMQHLVPDLVRPLVQAGDGKANPWAVAAFREGWAWAPRPWTKVTTDTGIGDPRASTPEKGAAFAAAVCERIAGFLVELAATPVDAMIEGAPRP from the coding sequence ATGCCCCCACGCCCCTGGATCCTCGCCGAACAGCCGCTTCCCGCCGTACGCGCCGCCGCCTACGAGGTCGCCGTCCTCCCTTGGGGGGCGACCGAGGCGCACAACCACCACCTGCCGTACGGCACCGACATCATCGAGAGCGAACGCCTCGCCGAGGAGTCCGCACGGATCGCCTGGGGGCGCGGCGCCCGCATCGCCGTCCTCCCCGCGGTGCCGTTCGGGGTGAACACCACCCAGCTCGACATCCCGTTCACGCTCAACATGAACCCGAGCACGCAGCTCGCCCTCCTCGCCGACCTCACGGCGGCGCTCGCGGGGCAGGGGGTGCGGAAGCTCGTCGTCTTCAACGGCCACGGCGGCAACGACTTCAAGGCGATCATCCGCGAGCTGCAGCCGCGCACCCCGATCTTCCTCTGCGCGCTCAACTGGTGGCAGGTCGTCGACGCGCGCCCCTTCTTCACCGACCTCGGCGACCACGCCGGCGAGCTCGAGACGAGCGTGATGCAGCACCTCGTCCCCGACCTCGTGCGGCCGCTCGTGCAGGCGGGCGACGGCAAGGCGAACCCGTGGGCCGTCGCCGCCTTCCGCGAGGGATGGGCCTGGGCGCCGCGTCCCTGGACCAAGGTCACCACCGACACGGGGATCGGGGACCCGCGCGCCTCGACACCCGAGAAGGGCGCCGCCTTCGCGGCGGCGGTCTGCGAGCGGATCGCGGGCTTCCTCGTGGAGCTCGCCGCCACGCCGGTGGACGCGATGATCGAGGGGGCGCCCCGTCCCTAG
- a CDS encoding histidine kinase: MQRPRSLLVGFWLLPAAVATLGLRLVPSRLNPDLTFVELLTAQLLMWLPWGLWSLVIVAVSERVPLERGRVVRALATHALLAPLVIAAQILVIATVSTRFGLSEPRGLASTLIIGIRIYGDMLLVVYAAVVGAHAGLRWHGRWQAEALAAAQLREDVAQANLQALRAQINPHFLFNAMNAVVTLIGRDPAAARDMLVRLSELLRATLTAGDAQETSLAQELELTGRYLEIEQVRFADRLRVEWAVEGGLAASRVPAFALQPLVENALRHGLAHRRTPGTVRISARADGAMLELVVRDDGSDSPTTPTTGNGGAGMALKNLRGRLSRLYGDAASLTLRPRAEGGMDAVVRIPRRDG; the protein is encoded by the coding sequence ATGCAGCGCCCGCGTTCGCTGCTCGTCGGCTTCTGGCTGCTGCCGGCGGCCGTCGCGACGCTCGGGCTCCGCCTCGTGCCGTCGCGGCTCAACCCGGACCTGACGTTCGTCGAGCTGCTCACCGCGCAGCTCCTCATGTGGCTGCCGTGGGGCCTCTGGTCGTTGGTGATCGTCGCGGTGAGCGAGCGCGTGCCGCTCGAACGCGGCCGCGTCGTCCGGGCCCTCGCGACGCATGCGCTGCTCGCCCCGCTCGTGATCGCGGCGCAGATCCTCGTCATCGCCACCGTCTCCACGCGCTTCGGGCTCTCCGAGCCGCGCGGGCTCGCGAGCACGCTCATCATCGGCATCCGCATCTACGGCGACATGCTGCTCGTGGTGTACGCGGCGGTGGTGGGCGCGCATGCGGGACTCCGCTGGCATGGGCGCTGGCAGGCGGAGGCGCTCGCCGCGGCGCAGCTGCGCGAGGATGTCGCGCAGGCGAACCTCCAGGCGTTGCGCGCGCAGATCAACCCGCACTTCCTGTTCAACGCGATGAACGCGGTGGTGACGCTCATCGGCCGCGACCCGGCGGCGGCGCGCGACATGCTCGTGCGGCTCTCGGAGCTGCTGCGCGCCACGCTCACCGCCGGCGACGCGCAGGAGACGTCGCTCGCGCAGGAGCTGGAGCTCACGGGCCGCTATCTCGAGATCGAGCAGGTGCGGTTCGCCGACCGGCTCCGCGTGGAGTGGGCGGTCGAGGGCGGCCTCGCCGCATCGCGCGTGCCGGCGTTCGCGCTGCAGCCGCTGGTGGAGAACGCGCTGCGGCACGGCCTCGCGCACCGGCGCACGCCGGGCACGGTGCGCATCAGCGCGCGCGCCGACGGCGCGATGCTCGAACTCGTCGTGCGCGACGACGGGTCCGACAGTCCCACCACGCCGACGACGGGGAATGGCGGCGCGGGGATGGCGCTCAAGAATCTCCGCGGACGGCTCTCGCGACTCTATGGCGATGCGGCGAGCCTGACGCTGCGCCCGCGCGCCGAGGGCGGGATGGACGCGGTGGTGCGGATCCCGCGGCGCGACGGATAG
- a CDS encoding 4-coumarate--CoA ligase family protein yields the protein MIFRSRFPDVAVPSVSLAEYVFEHAAGHLDLPALIDGPSGRTYTFRQLLGLIGRMSVALAARGIGKGNTICIYSPNVPEYAGWFFGASRIGAINTTANPLYTADELAKQLVDSGAKLVFTVPVLAERAVAAAAKVGAEVITLGEAPGCVPFAEFIATGGPAPEGLDACRPAQPIDSATDVVALPYSSGTTGLPKGVMLTHRNLVANLAQCDFIDPSKPGDRTIGILPFFHIYGMVVILCMVMRKGATVVTMPQFDLETYLRLNQDHKCRTAYLVPPIALALAKHPMVDQFKLSLEMINSGAAPLGAELEIAVEKRIGALTKQGYGMTEASPVTHFTPTDRALVRHGSAGLVIPNTEVRVVDLQTKADVGPTAQGELLIRGPQIMKGYLNNDEATANAIDADGWLHTGDVGYADADGFFFIVDRLKEFIKYKAYQVAPAELEALLLTHPAVADAAVIPKADTEGGEIPKAFVVKRSEVTAEELMAWVAERVAPYKKVRVVEFIEKVPKSASGKILRRELIVAERAKGG from the coding sequence GTGATCTTCCGGAGCCGCTTTCCCGATGTCGCCGTCCCGAGCGTGTCGCTCGCCGAGTACGTCTTCGAGCACGCCGCCGGTCACCTCGACCTGCCGGCGCTGATCGACGGACCGAGCGGGCGGACCTACACCTTCCGGCAGCTCCTCGGGTTGATCGGCCGCATGAGCGTCGCGCTCGCGGCGCGCGGCATCGGCAAGGGGAACACGATCTGCATCTACAGCCCCAACGTGCCCGAGTACGCGGGCTGGTTCTTCGGCGCGTCGCGGATCGGCGCCATCAACACCACCGCCAATCCGCTCTACACCGCCGACGAGCTCGCCAAGCAGCTCGTGGACTCGGGGGCGAAGCTCGTGTTCACGGTGCCGGTGCTCGCCGAGCGCGCGGTCGCCGCGGCGGCGAAGGTCGGCGCGGAGGTGATCACGCTCGGCGAGGCGCCGGGCTGCGTGCCGTTCGCCGAGTTCATCGCGACCGGCGGCCCCGCCCCCGAAGGGCTCGATGCCTGCCGCCCCGCGCAGCCCATCGACTCGGCCACCGATGTCGTCGCGCTCCCCTACTCGAGCGGCACGACCGGTCTCCCCAAGGGCGTGATGCTCACGCATCGCAACCTCGTCGCGAACCTCGCGCAGTGCGACTTCATCGACCCCAGCAAGCCCGGCGACCGGACGATCGGCATCCTGCCCTTCTTCCACATCTACGGGATGGTCGTGATCCTCTGCATGGTGATGCGGAAGGGCGCGACGGTGGTGACGATGCCGCAGTTCGACCTCGAGACCTACCTGCGGCTCAACCAGGACCACAAGTGCCGCACCGCCTACCTGGTGCCGCCCATCGCGCTCGCGCTCGCCAAGCATCCGATGGTGGACCAGTTCAAGCTCTCGCTCGAGATGATCAACTCCGGCGCCGCGCCGCTCGGCGCGGAGCTCGAGATCGCCGTCGAGAAGCGGATCGGCGCGCTCACCAAGCAGGGCTACGGGATGACCGAGGCGAGCCCGGTGACGCACTTCACGCCCACCGACCGCGCGCTCGTGCGTCACGGCTCGGCGGGGCTCGTGATCCCCAACACCGAGGTGCGCGTCGTCGACCTCCAGACCAAGGCGGATGTGGGCCCCACCGCGCAGGGCGAGCTGCTCATCCGCGGCCCGCAGATCATGAAGGGCTACCTCAACAACGACGAGGCGACGGCGAACGCGATCGACGCCGATGGCTGGCTCCACACCGGCGACGTGGGCTACGCCGACGCCGACGGGTTCTTCTTCATCGTGGACCGCTTGAAGGAGTTCATCAAGTACAAGGCGTACCAGGTGGCGCCGGCGGAGCTGGAGGCGCTGCTGCTCACGCATCCCGCCGTCGCCGATGCGGCGGTGATCCCCAAGGCGGACACGGAAGGCGGCGAGATCCCCAAGGCGTTCGTCGTGAAGCGGAGCGAGGTCACCGCCGAGGAGCTCATGGCGTGGGTCGCCGAGCGGGTGGCGCCCTACAAGAAGGTCCGCGTGGTGGAGTTCATCGAGAAGGTGCCGAAGTCGGCGTCGGGGAAGATCCTCCGCCGCGAGCTGATCGTCGCCGAACGGGCGAAGGGCGGCTGA
- a CDS encoding PaaI family thioesterase: MSQTFSVTFDDPGELAKDVRTVPGREFLERLVAQKARVPIGATLGYWLAELGDGVAVFEGEAGPQTYNPIGGVQGGWYASILDAALGCCLHTVLPAGVGYTTIELKLNIVRAITPRTGVVRATGRIVHRGRRTAVTEARLEDANGKLYAHATATQLVMEDAPGAGD, from the coding sequence ATGTCGCAGACCTTCTCCGTCACCTTCGACGATCCGGGCGAGCTCGCGAAGGACGTGCGCACCGTCCCGGGGCGCGAGTTCCTCGAGCGCCTCGTCGCGCAGAAGGCGCGCGTGCCCATCGGCGCGACGCTCGGCTACTGGCTCGCCGAGCTCGGCGACGGCGTGGCGGTGTTCGAGGGCGAGGCGGGCCCGCAGACGTACAACCCGATCGGCGGGGTGCAGGGCGGCTGGTACGCGTCGATCCTCGACGCGGCGCTCGGCTGCTGCCTGCACACCGTGCTGCCCGCCGGGGTCGGCTACACGACGATCGAGCTCAAGCTCAACATCGTGCGCGCCATCACGCCGCGGACCGGCGTGGTGCGCGCGACGGGGCGGATCGTGCATCGCGGTCGGCGGACGGCGGTCACCGAGGCGCGGCTGGAGGATGCCAACGGCAAGCTGTACGCGCACGCCACGGCGACGCAGCTGGTGATGGAGGACGCGCCCGGCGCGGGCGACTGA
- a CDS encoding response regulator transcription factor: MITRVLIADDEPLARERVRELLRALAPTAQVREVGDGDAAVEAILQWAPEAVFLDIQMPARDGFDVVAAVGAQRMPPTAFVTAYDAHAIRAFEVAAADYLLKPFDDARFAATWQRLERAHATAALTSEAQALGALLAAVGRGAASAPVVAAGAYTERFMVRNGERTYPIAVGEVRWLQSDGNYVDLMTASGAHTIRETLASVEERLDPARFVRIHRRVIVAIDHIKELQPWFAGDQVLILRDGTKLRVSRTRRAELTARLEGR; this comes from the coding sequence GTGATCACGCGAGTCCTCATCGCCGACGACGAGCCGCTGGCGCGCGAACGCGTCCGCGAACTCCTGCGCGCGCTCGCGCCCACCGCGCAGGTGCGCGAAGTGGGCGACGGCGATGCCGCCGTCGAGGCGATCCTGCAGTGGGCGCCCGAAGCGGTCTTCCTCGACATCCAGATGCCGGCGCGCGACGGGTTCGACGTGGTCGCGGCGGTCGGCGCGCAGCGGATGCCGCCCACCGCCTTCGTCACCGCGTACGATGCGCACGCCATCCGCGCGTTCGAGGTCGCGGCGGCGGACTACCTCCTCAAGCCGTTCGACGACGCCCGCTTCGCGGCGACCTGGCAGCGCCTCGAGCGCGCGCACGCGACCGCGGCGCTCACGTCGGAGGCACAAGCACTCGGCGCGCTGCTCGCCGCCGTGGGGCGCGGGGCCGCGAGCGCCCCGGTCGTCGCCGCCGGCGCGTACACCGAGCGCTTCATGGTGCGGAACGGCGAGCGGACCTATCCCATCGCGGTGGGCGAGGTGCGGTGGCTGCAGTCGGACGGCAACTACGTGGACCTGATGACGGCGAGCGGGGCGCACACCATCCGCGAGACGCTCGCGAGCGTGGAGGAGCGGCTCGATCCCGCGCGCTTCGTGCGGATCCATCGGCGGGTGATCGTCGCGATCGACCACATCAAGGAGCTGCAGCCCTGGTTCGCGGGCGACCAGGTGCTCATCCTGCGCGACGGCACCAAGCTCCGCGTCTCGCGGACGCGCCGCGCCGAGCTGACGGCGCGGCTCGAAGGGCGCTGA